Proteins found in one Phycisphaeraceae bacterium genomic segment:
- a CDS encoding zinc ABC transporter substrate-binding protein has product MGHSRWLVVAAVLLSMAGCEPGGGDAASERGSHPFPSKVVATTGMAGDLARRVLGDAASVEVLMGPGVDPHLYKPTRDDMAKILRADLVVSNGLLLEGKMGDLLGRQRSGVALGSLLPPSELLLSSGDDGEPDPHIWMDPLLWALAAERFAEALAADHPEAREALTRRAADYAEELRALHAWSREAISTVPEARRVLITSHDAFGYLGRAYGVRVEGIQGVSTDSEPGLRRILELVDLVVRQQVPVVFVETSVPRRSVEALIEGARARGHQLAVGGELFSDALGPADRWEGSVAGMLDHNMTVIVRGLGGTAPERGWRGRLGAAASTAKSPPVDGAPESGRDHVERP; this is encoded by the coding sequence ATGGGTCACTCTCGATGGCTGGTGGTGGCTGCCGTGCTGCTCTCGATGGCTGGTTGCGAACCCGGGGGCGGTGATGCTGCATCTGAGCGGGGCTCGCACCCCTTCCCTTCGAAGGTCGTCGCAACGACCGGGATGGCGGGCGACCTCGCCCGCCGAGTGCTGGGCGATGCCGCGAGCGTTGAAGTCCTGATGGGCCCCGGAGTCGATCCGCATCTCTACAAGCCGACGCGCGACGACATGGCGAAGATCTTGCGCGCCGACCTCGTTGTGAGCAACGGCCTGCTGCTCGAAGGGAAGATGGGCGATCTCCTCGGCCGCCAGCGGAGTGGCGTCGCGCTCGGCTCGCTTCTCCCTCCAAGTGAGCTGCTCCTCTCGAGCGGCGACGACGGTGAGCCAGACCCCCACATCTGGATGGATCCCCTGCTCTGGGCCCTCGCGGCGGAGCGCTTCGCGGAGGCGCTTGCGGCCGATCATCCGGAAGCGCGCGAGGCACTCACTCGGCGCGCGGCCGACTACGCCGAGGAACTTCGAGCGCTGCATGCGTGGTCGCGCGAGGCCATCTCCACGGTGCCCGAGGCGCGGCGCGTGTTGATCACCTCGCATGATGCCTTTGGCTATCTCGGTCGCGCCTATGGAGTGCGGGTCGAGGGAATCCAAGGCGTCTCCACTGATTCTGAGCCCGGACTCAGACGGATTTTGGAACTCGTGGACCTCGTAGTGCGTCAGCAGGTTCCGGTCGTCTTCGTGGAGACCAGCGTTCCTCGACGCAGCGTGGAGGCGTTGATCGAGGGCGCACGCGCCCGCGGTCACCAACTCGCGGTGGGAGGCGAGCTCTTCTCCGATGCCCTCGGGCCCGCCGATCGCTGGGAGGGATCGGTCGCCGGCATGCTTGATCACAACATGACCGTCATTGTGCGAGGGCTCGGCGGCACGGCGCCGGAGCGCGGATGGCGCGGTCGGCTGGGCGCGGCCGCATCTACGGCGAAGTCGCCGCCGGTCGATGGTGCGCCAGAGTCCGGGAGGGACCATGTCGAGCGCCCGTGA
- a CDS encoding carbohydrate porin: MGLLRRHAGPHERRFRHVPLAWLLASGLAAHASAWPQTESDAMEPFTQDELSAEQVPDFGALGDLWGVRSDLSAAGIDFGGTLTVDNAWNTMGGLSRGFVFLPLLDLNLALRTKPLIDLEGGRFNVAMIAYGQSRNPDALVPDFWGWSDLISGIGSVTQLSELWYEQILWDDRLRIRFGKQDANALFAVTPGAANFITSAADYPGPLVGFLPTYPEQAVGLAIEVEPIDRVIGRFGWFDGTTNYFDVERGTRWPNTGTRGPKSFFNNPGSWFFITEAEVGWRLYDDLLPGMIQAGAWWQTGTVGFLPPSVSSSKSGGEGLDEGDALWSPYLTRGSDGFYLGAAQTVLNLSQDLDASQGVALFSQLGFGRPSSNAVTFSVVSGVVATGLVPGRRADSIGVQVNYAQFTGDGRITATPSSFQLGLEAYYRIQITDSIAIQPDVQWIRRPDVMPRFEMRCSRRFGCR, from the coding sequence ATGGGTCTGCTGCGACGCCATGCTGGGCCGCACGAGCGGCGCTTCCGGCACGTTCCATTGGCGTGGTTGCTGGCGAGCGGCCTGGCCGCGCATGCGTCGGCGTGGCCACAGACTGAGTCCGACGCGATGGAGCCATTCACGCAGGATGAGCTCTCCGCCGAACAGGTGCCCGACTTCGGTGCACTCGGGGATCTCTGGGGGGTTCGCAGCGACCTCTCGGCAGCAGGAATCGACTTCGGTGGCACACTCACCGTCGACAACGCGTGGAACACCATGGGCGGTCTCTCACGCGGATTCGTCTTCCTGCCGCTCCTCGACCTGAACCTCGCCCTGAGGACCAAGCCGCTCATCGATCTCGAGGGTGGTCGCTTCAATGTGGCGATGATCGCCTACGGCCAATCGCGAAACCCCGACGCACTGGTCCCTGACTTCTGGGGGTGGAGTGACCTCATCAGTGGAATCGGTTCCGTCACCCAGCTCTCCGAGCTCTGGTACGAGCAGATCCTGTGGGACGATCGCCTTCGGATCCGCTTCGGAAAGCAGGATGCCAACGCGCTCTTCGCCGTAACTCCCGGTGCCGCGAACTTCATCACCTCGGCCGCAGACTATCCCGGTCCGCTGGTGGGATTCCTTCCGACCTACCCGGAGCAGGCGGTGGGGCTTGCGATCGAGGTCGAGCCGATCGACCGCGTCATTGGTCGATTCGGGTGGTTCGATGGAACAACCAACTACTTCGATGTGGAGCGAGGCACCCGGTGGCCCAACACCGGCACACGCGGACCAAAGAGCTTCTTCAACAACCCGGGCAGTTGGTTCTTCATCACCGAGGCGGAAGTCGGATGGCGACTCTATGACGACCTACTCCCCGGCATGATCCAAGCGGGTGCGTGGTGGCAGACCGGCACCGTGGGCTTTCTGCCGCCGTCAGTGTCGTCGAGTAAGAGCGGTGGCGAGGGTCTCGACGAGGGCGACGCGCTGTGGTCGCCGTATCTCACGCGAGGCTCAGATGGCTTCTATCTCGGCGCCGCGCAGACCGTTCTGAACCTCTCGCAGGATCTCGACGCATCGCAGGGCGTTGCGCTGTTCAGCCAGCTCGGATTCGGCAGGCCTTCGTCCAATGCGGTGACCTTCTCGGTGGTGTCAGGTGTGGTGGCGACGGGCCTCGTTCCAGGCCGCCGCGCGGACTCGATCGGGGTTCAAGTCAACTACGCGCAGTTCACCGGCGACGGCAGGATCACCGCCACACCAAGTTCGTTCCAGCTTGGCTTGGAGGCCTACTACCGCATCCAGATCACCGATTCGATTGCGATTCAGCCGGATGTGCAGTGGATTCGAAGGCCCGACGTGATGCCTCGATTCGAGATGCGCTGCTCGCGACGATTCGGGTGCAGGTGA
- a CDS encoding metal-dependent transcriptional regulator, giving the protein MPRRRAESWVSSGRASPARSDTVENYLKQILALSGSAGGRRRGAGGRGVRRGATRPSASVDAALVSLGELAAALSLTPGSVTSMVKRLSKEGLVRYERYGGVALTPVGARAAAAVLHRHRLVETFLVRTLGLDWSEVHDEAERIEHALSDRVLLALDRFLGFPETDPHGDPIPRRAAGRHELGRRLVDCTPGESVIVERLLDQSADFLRFAAKHALTPGATLRVLSPGAAKGVMRLSPRRGVRVSLDTSRAAQIRVTN; this is encoded by the coding sequence ATGCCGCGACGAAGGGCCGAATCGTGGGTTTCGTCAGGGCGAGCGTCGCCGGCTCGATCGGACACGGTCGAGAACTACCTCAAGCAGATCCTTGCGCTCTCGGGGAGTGCAGGGGGCCGGCGACGAGGGGCCGGCGGGCGGGGGGTGCGTCGCGGCGCCACACGACCGTCCGCGAGTGTCGATGCAGCGCTCGTCTCTCTCGGTGAACTTGCCGCCGCACTGAGTCTCACGCCGGGCAGTGTCACCAGCATGGTGAAGCGCCTCTCGAAGGAGGGGCTGGTCCGCTACGAGCGCTACGGCGGCGTGGCCCTCACGCCGGTCGGGGCGAGAGCGGCGGCGGCCGTGCTGCATCGACATCGCCTGGTCGAGACCTTTCTGGTGCGAACGCTCGGCCTCGACTGGTCCGAGGTGCACGACGAGGCGGAGAGGATCGAGCACGCGCTCTCTGACCGCGTGCTTCTAGCGCTCGATCGCTTCCTCGGATTCCCGGAGACCGATCCGCATGGAGATCCGATTCCGCGACGCGCCGCGGGGCGTCACGAGTTGGGGCGTCGACTTGTCGACTGCACCCCCGGCGAAAGCGTGATCGTTGAGCGTCTGCTCGATCAATCCGCTGACTTTCTGCGCTTTGCGGCGAAGCACGCACTCACGCCTGGAGCGACGCTGCGCGTGCTTTCACCCGGCGCCGCAAAGGGCGTCATGCGACTCAGCCCAAGGCGCGGTGTCCGGGTGTCGCTCGACACATCGCGCGCCGCGCAGATTCGGGTCACCAACTGA
- a CDS encoding sigma-70 family RNA polymerase sigma factor: MSDVPRLTLQHEDGPVRIDHALPAGEACEVGRAPSCALRLDHESISRSHARLAVVDGQWTVADLGSRHGTYVNQERLAPEHPRRLASGDLLVVGPWRWRVELEGSGRADERIAMRRVVRSGAETYATRPTIFLRLQSTSAEQREVSWQEFHDRYAPVIRGFVRNAGGRGDDAEDVVQDVLLGFFQAAPRFTYDPERGRFRGYLKRCTLNAMRRRRHGQVTAGASSVPLDEIDPALDEESEAPWENAWAEHLFERAVREIAARVDAKTFEAFELYGRRGMPAEQVAEQLGLAVNSVHQAKTRVTKMVRDAVDALRAAEG; encoded by the coding sequence ATGAGCGATGTTCCGCGCCTCACGCTCCAGCATGAAGATGGGCCGGTGCGGATCGACCATGCGCTTCCCGCAGGAGAAGCCTGCGAAGTTGGGCGGGCGCCAAGTTGTGCGCTGAGGCTCGACCATGAGAGCATTTCGAGGAGCCACGCGCGACTCGCCGTCGTCGATGGCCAATGGACCGTCGCCGATCTGGGCAGTCGCCACGGCACATATGTCAATCAGGAGAGGCTCGCACCGGAACACCCTCGTCGGCTCGCGTCGGGCGATCTGCTGGTCGTCGGTCCGTGGCGATGGCGCGTCGAACTCGAGGGATCCGGTCGCGCCGACGAGCGCATCGCGATGCGTCGCGTGGTGCGCTCCGGAGCCGAGACCTATGCCACTCGGCCGACCATCTTCCTGCGCCTCCAATCGACGAGCGCCGAGCAGCGCGAGGTGAGTTGGCAGGAGTTTCACGATCGCTATGCGCCAGTCATTCGCGGCTTCGTGCGCAATGCCGGAGGCCGTGGCGATGATGCGGAAGATGTCGTCCAAGATGTGCTCCTCGGCTTCTTCCAGGCAGCGCCGCGATTCACCTATGACCCCGAGCGCGGGCGCTTTCGCGGATATCTGAAGCGTTGCACGCTCAATGCCATGCGCCGACGGCGCCACGGCCAGGTGACCGCTGGAGCCTCGAGCGTTCCACTCGATGAGATCGACCCGGCGCTCGACGAGGAGAGCGAAGCACCGTGGGAGAACGCCTGGGCGGAACATCTCTTTGAACGCGCCGTGCGCGAGATCGCCGCGCGCGTCGATGCGAAGACCTTCGAGGCATTCGAACTCTACGGCCGCCGCGGCATGCCGGCGGAGCAGGTTGCCGAACAGCTCGGCCTCGCGGTCAACAGCGTGCATCAGGCGAAGACGCGAGTGACCAAGATGGTCCGTGATGCTGTCGACGCCCTCCGCGCCGCAGAGGGATGA
- a CDS encoding VCBS repeat-containing protein, which produces MKSMQGRCEWLRTGVVSTIVLPIAVMSSAALAVDRTWVGSTGLPPGDGTTFNSALNWSPVGVPNALDAAIFNGVGGDILFGSAFTNNRQLIVRGLTPQVRLLLQGDAYFLNAPETSGPDRPFLVGPNPGDGVELEVLDGTLIAGAAAIAVAPGSDATLRVLDTATVILFGPVDIADEGVATLEVLQGSALLTTADVHAAREPGSEASITLDGTGTSWSVAGSLFLGGSDLGAGGLAALTVTNDAALSVGELLTLRPESEATISGATLDIGALHTTAATLAIDATSIASVNAGVPASGPGLSIGTTAPGEVTLRSGARVVAGDVILGAEALLDLDASRVECDALDIHPLARIRATFAPGSVTPGEQSLFRVTSMATLSGSLALELADPLDPPTLGASLDVVEANAVSGALLVTTTPLLGGLNFVDLSEVDDLGGTRVVAEVKTLDLRLSVDPPTTSPLPAPPNLLTVAPFGGDPLLLDAAVTIPGATRRDPGSLLILTNTLPFPGGTPGYIETTVIPVGAEPAGLGNGDLGGRGLRDIAVSSRGSGTVTIVRNLGGSVVGDPGFKVSQILDLGGAPGGLGIADITGNGALDIVVAESISGAFVVLFNDGTGFFAVGSVVPSGTGTKGVNPTDLDNDKDIDVVALNSGVPGDPSTASVSVHINTLVKGGPFTGFEPGVSYAVGPDPFALATGDLNGDGFPEIVTANAGDGTLSLLINRGDGTFEPAVSLDAGGTPTALALVDLDGDAASDLDIAVIVDNAGVPSLTVFRNDTTNGYLVLVPIFNAQSVFGIPAALASGDANGEGPPDLVLAGAGEAGGIAAGLLPGAISVQVSQPIACLGSLDGNGVVDGADLAILLGAWGPNPGSPADLNGDGFVNGADISILLANWGACN; this is translated from the coding sequence ATGAAGAGCATGCAGGGCAGGTGCGAATGGTTGCGGACCGGAGTGGTGTCGACGATCGTGCTTCCGATCGCGGTGATGTCAAGCGCCGCGCTCGCGGTCGATCGAACCTGGGTGGGCTCCACGGGGCTTCCACCCGGCGACGGGACCACTTTCAACAGTGCGCTGAATTGGTCGCCGGTCGGCGTCCCCAACGCGCTCGATGCCGCGATCTTCAACGGCGTCGGTGGTGACATCCTCTTCGGCAGCGCCTTCACCAACAACCGGCAGCTCATCGTGCGCGGGCTCACGCCGCAGGTGCGCCTGCTGCTTCAAGGCGATGCGTACTTTCTGAACGCGCCCGAGACGAGCGGCCCCGATCGCCCCTTCCTCGTCGGCCCGAATCCCGGCGATGGAGTTGAGCTCGAAGTCCTCGACGGCACGCTGATCGCCGGTGCCGCCGCGATCGCCGTCGCGCCGGGCTCCGACGCGACGCTGCGCGTGCTCGACACCGCCACCGTGATTCTCTTCGGGCCCGTTGACATTGCCGACGAAGGCGTCGCGACGCTGGAGGTTTTGCAGGGCTCGGCGCTGCTGACCACGGCCGATGTCCACGCCGCGCGTGAACCGGGGTCGGAGGCATCGATCACTCTCGACGGCACCGGAACTTCGTGGTCCGTTGCGGGTTCGCTCTTCCTCGGTGGGTCGGACCTTGGCGCGGGAGGTCTGGCGGCGCTTACAGTCACGAACGACGCCGCGCTTTCCGTTGGCGAACTTCTGACGCTTCGTCCGGAGAGCGAAGCGACCATCAGCGGCGCCACGCTCGATATCGGTGCGCTGCACACGACCGCGGCAACGCTCGCCATCGACGCGACTTCGATTGCGTCGGTGAATGCCGGTGTTCCAGCTTCGGGTCCGGGGCTCTCGATCGGCACGACCGCGCCGGGCGAGGTCACCTTGAGAAGTGGCGCACGCGTGGTGGCGGGCGATGTGATCCTTGGAGCGGAAGCGCTTCTCGATCTTGACGCGTCGCGCGTGGAGTGCGATGCACTCGACATCCACCCGCTGGCTCGCATCAGGGCGACCTTTGCACCGGGGAGCGTCACACCGGGCGAGCAGAGCCTCTTCCGCGTGACCTCGATGGCCACACTCTCCGGGTCGTTGGCGCTCGAGCTCGCCGATCCTCTTGATCCGCCAACTTTGGGCGCATCGCTCGATGTTGTTGAAGCGAACGCCGTGAGCGGAGCGCTGCTCGTCACCACGACTCCGCTGCTTGGTGGCTTGAACTTCGTCGATCTCAGCGAGGTCGACGACCTCGGCGGTACGCGCGTGGTGGCCGAAGTGAAGACGCTGGACCTGCGCTTGAGCGTTGATCCGCCGACGACAAGTCCCCTGCCTGCACCGCCGAACCTGCTCACCGTCGCGCCATTCGGTGGCGATCCGCTGTTGCTCGATGCCGCAGTCACGATTCCCGGTGCGACACGACGAGACCCGGGTTCACTTCTGATTCTCACCAACACGCTGCCTTTCCCGGGAGGAACCCCGGGTTACATCGAGACGACGGTCATTCCGGTCGGAGCCGAACCCGCGGGACTCGGGAACGGTGATCTCGGTGGACGCGGACTTCGCGACATCGCGGTGTCGAGTCGCGGAAGCGGCACCGTGACGATCGTGCGAAACCTCGGAGGCAGCGTGGTGGGCGATCCGGGCTTCAAGGTGTCGCAGATCCTCGACCTTGGCGGCGCACCGGGCGGCCTGGGCATCGCTGACATCACCGGGAACGGCGCGCTGGACATCGTTGTCGCCGAGTCGATCAGCGGCGCCTTCGTGGTGCTCTTCAACGATGGCACGGGCTTCTTCGCCGTCGGCTCGGTGGTGCCATCGGGAACTGGAACAAAGGGCGTCAACCCCACCGATCTCGACAACGACAAGGACATCGATGTCGTCGCGCTCAACAGCGGCGTGCCGGGTGATCCGTCGACCGCATCGGTGTCAGTGCACATCAACACGCTCGTGAAGGGCGGACCTTTCACCGGCTTCGAACCCGGTGTTTCCTATGCGGTCGGGCCCGATCCGTTCGCGCTGGCGACCGGCGACCTCAACGGAGATGGCTTCCCGGAGATTGTGACCGCCAACGCCGGCGATGGCACGCTGTCGCTGCTCATCAATCGCGGTGACGGCACCTTCGAACCCGCGGTTTCACTCGATGCCGGTGGCACGCCGACGGCCCTCGCGCTCGTCGATCTCGACGGAGACGCCGCGAGCGATCTCGACATTGCCGTGATCGTCGACAACGCCGGTGTTCCCTCGCTCACCGTGTTCCGCAACGACACCACCAATGGCTATCTCGTGCTCGTGCCGATCTTCAATGCGCAGAGCGTCTTCGGCATTCCCGCTGCGCTCGCAAGCGGCGATGCGAATGGTGAAGGACCACCGGATCTCGTGCTCGCGGGCGCCGGGGAGGCCGGTGGAATCGCCGCGGGTCTTCTGCCCGGCGCGATCTCGGTGCAGGTTTCTCAGCCGATTGCGTGTCTCGGTTCGCTCGACGGCAATGGTGTGGTCGACGGTGCCGACCTGGCGATCCTGCTGGGTGCCTGGGGCCCGAACCCCGGTTCTCCTGCTGATCTCAATGGCGACGGTTTCGTGAATGGCGCTGACATCTCGATCCTTCTCGCGAACTGGGGCGCGTGCAACTGA
- a CDS encoding serine/threonine protein kinase — protein sequence MDASAVGRAEPGAAGPEVTRIGPYRILKRLAAGGMGVVYLAQREGAVASRPVALKVVRAGSAVEDVLVRFDRERAVLASLDHPNIARLLDAGESERGEPYFAMEFVEGQPIDEWCDARRLSVSQRVELLRTVCDAVHHAHRNLVVHRDLKPRNILVGADGVPKLLDFGIAKLLNPALAPGALAPTAAGIQLMTPEYAAPEQVRGEPISTATDVYALGVILYELLTGRRPYRFITRDPAEIERVVTGANPPRPGSVVVVPVSEPSWLAGPLRGDVRVSAEELALRRGTSPAKLARQLAGDLDQVVLMALRQEPQRRYPSAEALGQDLRRHLDREPVTARPDALFYRLSRFASRHRGVVALALLLVMALAAGIGATAWQARRAAAERDAALAANVIAERRLGEVRTLIRSLLYDYHDAIARLAGAVEVRRRLVENALSHLARLREESSEDPELLIEVAGGYRRLAEIQGGTRSGNLGDTAAALATLAQSAALLEEARTLHGDVGVIERHLAANALLRADNLRLRGEIPAALESAETGLALRRAHADSGDELDRRGLAVALASVGDLLDMQGRGAEALAAYEQSLEIRRELLERKPTDADARREITTALLRIGWMESKAGRPERAVESYRQMLAIREAILAASDTARARRDVMRAHAVLAQALEETGRTQEAIEAARLELAMAEQLARDDPQNERARGDLVVARFEAGSILGRAGERSEAVPLLRLAIDGARTTLERDPTQRVHTSVLFGAREALADLLRQESATAHEAIQLYRTALATLAAAPSAGRTGDDSAEGAASTLVDLDRARLRISLASLQVELGSLAEPAELLDSALAALEGLPPEVAATPTARIELGRLALARAELLTKRHDFDGAFAVLSDGIEQMEHSAEATNSATSALHQDLLRRLRTSRDEIAARRR from the coding sequence GTGGACGCGTCCGCCGTGGGCCGGGCGGAGCCGGGAGCGGCGGGTCCCGAGGTCACGCGGATCGGTCCCTATCGCATTCTGAAGCGGCTTGCCGCTGGTGGAATGGGCGTCGTTTACCTCGCCCAGCGCGAGGGGGCCGTCGCCTCTCGGCCGGTGGCGCTCAAGGTGGTTCGCGCGGGAAGTGCTGTCGAAGATGTGCTGGTGCGCTTCGATCGCGAGCGGGCCGTGCTCGCATCGCTCGATCACCCGAACATCGCGCGCCTGCTCGATGCAGGAGAGAGCGAACGCGGCGAACCCTACTTCGCCATGGAGTTCGTCGAAGGTCAGCCCATCGACGAGTGGTGCGACGCGCGGCGCCTTTCGGTGTCGCAGCGCGTCGAACTGCTCCGAACCGTGTGCGACGCGGTGCACCATGCGCATCGGAATCTGGTGGTGCATCGCGATCTGAAGCCGCGCAACATTCTCGTTGGCGCAGATGGAGTTCCGAAGCTCCTCGACTTCGGCATTGCCAAGCTCCTCAATCCAGCACTCGCGCCGGGAGCGCTCGCGCCGACGGCGGCCGGCATCCAGCTCATGACCCCCGAGTACGCCGCGCCCGAGCAGGTGCGCGGTGAGCCGATCTCGACCGCCACCGATGTCTACGCCCTCGGCGTCATCCTCTACGAGCTCCTCACCGGTCGGCGCCCATATCGCTTCATCACGCGCGATCCCGCGGAGATCGAGCGCGTGGTGACAGGTGCCAACCCGCCGAGGCCGGGCAGCGTTGTCGTCGTGCCGGTGAGCGAGCCATCGTGGCTCGCCGGTCCGTTGCGCGGTGATGTGCGCGTGAGTGCCGAGGAACTTGCGCTTCGCCGTGGCACCTCGCCCGCCAAGCTCGCCCGACAACTCGCGGGCGATCTCGACCAGGTGGTGCTGATGGCGCTTCGCCAGGAGCCGCAGCGGCGTTATCCCTCCGCCGAGGCGCTGGGCCAGGATCTCCGGCGCCACCTCGATCGCGAGCCCGTCACGGCCCGACCGGACGCGCTCTTCTATCGACTCTCGCGCTTCGCGTCGCGGCACCGCGGCGTGGTGGCGCTCGCGCTGCTGCTGGTGATGGCGCTCGCGGCCGGCATCGGCGCCACGGCATGGCAGGCGCGACGAGCCGCCGCGGAGCGCGATGCGGCGCTGGCCGCGAATGTCATTGCCGAGCGGCGCCTGGGAGAGGTTCGAACGCTCATCCGCTCGCTGCTCTACGACTACCACGATGCGATTGCGCGACTTGCAGGCGCCGTCGAGGTGCGTCGGCGGCTGGTGGAGAACGCGCTCTCGCACCTGGCCCGCCTTCGGGAGGAGTCCTCTGAAGACCCCGAGCTGTTGATTGAAGTCGCTGGCGGCTATCGACGCTTGGCGGAGATCCAGGGGGGCACTCGAAGCGGCAACCTTGGCGACACCGCCGCCGCCTTGGCCACGCTCGCGCAATCGGCGGCGCTGCTCGAAGAGGCTCGCACGCTGCACGGTGATGTCGGCGTCATCGAACGACACCTGGCGGCGAACGCGCTCTTGCGCGCCGACAATCTTCGCCTGCGAGGGGAGATTCCCGCGGCACTTGAATCGGCTGAGACAGGGCTCGCCCTGCGGCGAGCGCATGCCGACAGCGGCGATGAACTCGATCGTCGCGGCCTCGCCGTGGCGCTCGCTTCCGTGGGTGATCTGCTCGACATGCAGGGGCGCGGGGCCGAAGCGCTCGCGGCGTACGAGCAATCCCTCGAGATCCGCCGCGAACTTCTTGAACGCAAGCCCACCGATGCCGACGCGCGTCGCGAGATCACCACCGCGCTCCTCCGCATCGGCTGGATGGAGTCAAAGGCGGGCCGACCTGAGCGAGCCGTCGAGTCGTATCGGCAGATGCTCGCGATTCGGGAGGCGATTCTCGCCGCGTCGGACACGGCGCGGGCCCGGCGCGATGTGATGCGCGCCCATGCCGTCCTGGCGCAGGCGCTGGAGGAGACGGGGCGCACGCAGGAGGCGATCGAGGCGGCCCGTCTTGAACTCGCGATGGCCGAGCAGCTCGCGCGCGATGACCCGCAGAATGAGCGGGCCCGAGGTGATCTCGTGGTGGCTCGCTTCGAGGCGGGTTCCATTCTGGGCCGCGCGGGCGAGCGGAGCGAGGCCGTTCCACTCCTGCGACTGGCGATCGATGGCGCCAGGACCACGCTCGAGCGCGATCCCACGCAGCGGGTCCACACGAGCGTGCTTTTCGGAGCGCGCGAAGCGCTCGCCGACCTGCTCAGGCAGGAGTCGGCGACAGCGCATGAGGCAATCCAACTCTATCGGACCGCGCTGGCGACACTCGCCGCAGCGCCGTCGGCCGGGCGCACGGGCGATGACTCGGCCGAAGGCGCGGCCTCCACGCTGGTGGATCTCGACCGGGCGAGACTTCGCATTTCGCTCGCTTCGCTTCAGGTCGAACTCGGATCTCTCGCCGAGCCGGCTGAGCTGCTCGACTCCGCGCTGGCGGCCCTCGAAGGTCTGCCCCCTGAAGTCGCTGCGACCCCGACCGCGCGGATCGAGCTCGGGCGCCTTGCCCTGGCTCGCGCCGAGTTGCTCACGAAGCGCCATGACTTCGATGGCGCCTTTGCCGTGCTCAGTGACGGAATCGAGCAGATGGAACACTCTGCCGAGGCGACAAACAGCGCGACCTCGGCCTTGCATCAGGATCTCCTGCGCCGCCTGCGGACCTCTCGTGACGAGATTGCAGCTCGGCGCCGCTGA